A region of Planktomarina temperata RCA23 DNA encodes the following proteins:
- a CDS encoding DUF6494 family protein, producing the protein MSEELNMSMRKFLKQVGVTSQQAIEDALRAVPNTAGKSYSAKMVLTLEGLDFEHVVTGKIESN; encoded by the coding sequence ATGAGCGAAGAGTTAAATATGTCCATGCGAAAATTTCTCAAGCAAGTTGGAGTTACCTCACAGCAAGCGATTGAAGACGCATTGCGTGCGGTACCAAATACCGCCGGGAAAAGCTATTCTGCCAAAATGGTCCTCACCCTTGAGGGACTGGATTTCGAACATGTCGTCACCGGTAAAATTGAAAGTAATTAA